The following DNA comes from Naumovozyma dairenensis CBS 421 chromosome 4, complete genome.
ATGGAAAAGTCtcattagaagaattaattCAAATCTTAGCTAACAATGCATTACAAGGAAATACATTGGAGGATCAAGATTATCAAAATGATGTGGATCAATTATTGCATTTGTTGCCTCAATTACATACTGGACTGAATATTAATCCAAGATTCGATGGAACCTTCGAGGATAGTAAAGAATTGAGTATATTTAGATTGTTCGGCATTCCATTAGTTCATGGTTGGGTTATTGATCATGATAAATATCCTGCAATTTACCATCTTTCTTATGAAGATGctcaaaatatattgacTGAAGCATCggaaattgaagaaacaaatgatgctgatgataaagataaagaatGTAACGAATAAGAAGGaaacaattggaaaaagCAAATTTGATCAAAATAATCTTAGATGAAAATAGCAACACAATTGACAGATTTGGgattacaatatatattaacaattttagaaaatgaatcatACGCAATCTTATTTAGAAATGatcatttttcaacaatttgGAAGACAAACGACgaattatattcattagtTACCGACTTGGGGTTCAAAAGACGTGAAAACATTGTTTGgcaaaaaattaaatcagTAGATGGCTCTCAAGATATTTTCTGCGATGGAATGTTTGAACCAATAAAATTCacagaagaacaagaacaagaacaagaacaaggacaagaagaagaagaagatacCTCAAGGCGAACTTTAAATGAAGAGgaaattcatcaaattgaaaatgatgaattattagcGAAACAATTgcaagaagatgaagaccACCACATCGGTAATACTcagaaggaaaaaaaaattcgaGAAAAATCAAACAGAAAACAGCAAATAAAAGTCATGTATCAATACCAAAATCGcataacaaaaaacaaaatgaacTGCGGccagaaaaaaaagtaaaaaatttgaaggaaaataatgaatctagtaattgtataataatgtgataataataacgatatAGTTTTTAgacaatttttcaaatacctcatatcattaataaaattgttgAGTTGTCTTGAAATACTTTTCCATAGAATATTTCTTGTATCCCTTTATTTTTCGCCGCGTGTATCAATCGCTCCTTTTGAAACTACATTTGAAACAACAATGACACAAACacaaatcatcatcatttttaaacaattgaaatatataagaaacAAATCAACTTTTGTCTTCAATATACCAAACTTTTTTTGTTAAGAAAAAAACGCTCCACCATTGCAAAAAATTctgcaaaaaaaaataacctATAAATAGTTATAAACTGATATTACGACAAACCTTAATCGAAATGTCtgaaacaaaagaagaaacacCAAGTATGCTACATGTGGATTCAACTGCAGTCTACAGCTCAAGTTCAACACCAAGTAATAACAAACAAAAGGAACAGATGCTTGAGCTAGAAAATATACTTATTCGTGAGGAAGAAAAAGTGAATgctaatgatgatgctaTAAATTTACCAGAACTAACGGAAGACAAACAACAAgtgaatataaaaaaacaagaaagtTCAAGCGAAGAGGTTGTTACAACGAACATCACAtcaaaagatattgaaacatTTACAGATTGTACAGAGACTGGGGAAACTCAAAAGCACAGACCATCGAGAAGATTCGACACAAAGAAAAACGAAactggaaaaaaaattgtgtCTGGTCGTTGGAAAATAAGTAAAGTTactaaagaaaagaatggtagtagtagtagtaataataaaaaattaaaaaggAGAAATTAAAACCCACTAAAGACACTAATGATCAAAATAAGGACTCTAATGCATTTTACCATGGGACTTTAATGGGTGCCTTTTTAGGAGCCACATTTACTGGCGTAATCACTCAATTGTTCAGTAAGTCAATTGGGAACTAGATATTTGATCTCGAAAAGTTTATAATTGTTACACCCTTTAGCTAGCTTATAAGTACATAAAAAAAGATGATTTTTGGTTGAATATGCTGTAGTATTAAATGcctttttaaaattatatatttaaaagtaAATCGGAAAAATGTTCTAATGCCCTATAGATATTACTAATGAGAaatgtttccttttttttaaggtatttattattgctCTCCTTTcatattactattatcCGTTTTAGTATCATACCTAGATTGTCTAGGAAGTGGTcgtttattatttctaaatgcattattatctttattattataatgtGTATTCTTGTTATTGTACCCTCTTTGATTATCAGCTTTATCACCACCAAACAATTtatctttctcttcttgaGATAATTCATATTCTAATAATCCTGAGTCACCCAACTCTTTGATGAATTCTagtaatttcaaattatccTTTGCCATTTCTCTTTGTACCAActtaatattcaaattaacTTGAGGATGGAATCTATTAACTTGATTTTGAATACTTTGAATAAATctattatctttttttgattcatttaaaatacttttctgttttttcaattcatcttctttaatcCCCATACTTGCcatatgttttattttattatttgaaatctttaataaccacattttccttctttcCTCTctccatttttcaatatcttcttcagttAATAAAGTAATTGACGTTCCAGGAATGGTTGTAGGATTGCTCTTCCCATCttttaaatcatcataatcatcatcatcatcaccatcagAATCATTGTTGCGATCGTTAGCATTGTCATTACCTAGATTAGTTACCAccactttcttctttatatttCCGGAGATAACAGGAATGAAGTTCGTTGATACTGTCACCTTTTCTCGCCCTTCCTTCGGTACAGATTCTTCAGTTTTACGTTTCTTTCCCGTAATGATGGTATTAGTTCCCTCTCCATGTTCGTTTGTCAAATCTcgtttcttattattattgtccCTAGATGAAACACGGTCAAAATTCTTACCATTGTCGTTTGTGATAACGATATGATTATGGTTTGACTTACTTTCTATagcattttctttatctgTTCTATTACTACTGCTATTAATATTGCTATCcatagtattattatacgTTATCGGATCTTCATAACTTATGGGCTCAGttcttttcatttgtttctGTATTTTTTCCACAGTtgtattttcttgattcaATATTGATTGTTCTTCCTCGTTGTTATTGTTCgcatcatcttcatcttcatcataGTTTATTGGTTCATCTCTTTTTGTACGTGTTCTTACATTTCGATTCCTAAATCTATTATCACCTGGTTGATTGAGATTCCATTGATTATCACCATTCATATAGTGTGGAGGTTGAGGTTGAGGCTGAGGTTGGAATGGAGCCCCCATTGGGGGTATCATTTGTTGGAAGGGGGAAAGAGGAGCTGTAGGAGGGAATCCTTGTAAGTTCGGATGATATGGATGATATTGATTGTTTTGGAAAGGTTGTGGACGTGGTTGATATGCTCGCATTTGTGGTAGTTGTTGATAAGAAacaacattattattgttcaaattatttattggatATTGAGAATACTGTGAAGAAGTATATGTGGATGGGTTCTGTACTTCATCAGATACTGTACCTTTATTTAATGTTCCCGATGAGGTCGGTTGAGGCAAGTTCGGTCTTACAGAtccattattaaaattgttattgttaccATAATAGaagttgttgttattgttgttattaccATAGTCCATTATATAGAGTCTTTTCTTTGCAATACtttcttaaatatttagCTGAAAAGATATATCAACTGGACATTAATTGTACTGATAAgtatttctttgttttatataatttttcatatcaGATTGAAAATTGTACTTCTATAGATTCTAACTTTAGCGtctgaaaaaaaaaaatatttcataaGGTAGCGCCTTTACCTACTATATAGAAACTAAAAGCATTTGTTTTTAGAAAGAATAATCGAAGAATgttggaaaaattatagaagAAAACACTCACGTAGATACCGTGTACCATGTTTCAGAGCTTTCCTGTCTATGTTTCAAGTTGGTAGAGCCGTTAAACTATTACTTTAGGTtgttttgttctttattTTAGTTAAGTAAAGAATAAGAACAACTTATGTGAAGGAgaatattatgaaaatgTAGGAAATTGCCATCCTGTAGGAACAATGCCTCAGCCAATGCCAAAATATAGCAATCATACCAAGAccaaacaattgaaaagatcaAAAGTTACATTTATAATTTACAACTGGTGAAACCTCATATTTAGTTTTTGTTTTACGGAGAGAGCTGATTATATGTAGTTtaattttataaatttttttttttgacaTGGTTTTTTTACAAAGGAAATTGAACTTATATAGCTTGTGAGACAACATGTGtaagaaaaagatgaagaagcaAAGTAATTCAAATCAAGTTTATTCTTAGCGCATCCGGAGATCCCGCTGAATATTAAGAGAAAAGGTAAGGAATGTTGTGTAGAGAAAAGAGGGAAGAATAATCTCGGTAGAGATACTTGAGAGATCGGGGAAATTTCAAGAGAAGTTCACAGGAAAATGAATTGTCAAATCTTCTTCGTAGAATATAATAGCTAACTCCGTTTATATtcttataatattttttccttcttttttgaaGTCCAAGTAGTAAGATCAAAACAAGTAGTATtccatttttattaatttttttttctcggtttttttttatttgaaattcttgCAAGGAtatatgatgaaaaaatcatcacTTTTGTAATTTGGCCAGACTATCTAATAGACTTTGAACATTGTTACCCGATTGATTCTGTCCCTGCTGTTGTGAATTCTGTGATGGATGTGCAGTGGGAGGAGATGTTAAAACCTTTTGATCATTGTAACTTAGCTGGTTGCTACCCGTCGGTGGAGGGTAAGCAGAAGGAATTTGCTGTTGTGAgggttgttgttgctgatGTTGTGGTGGTTGGTTTTGCATCGATTGTATTAGACCaattaattgttgttgtgttTGAggttgttgctgttgctgttgttgttgttgggcagcagataataaattagacACAACATTAGGTGGCAAGTTCTGAATTGCATTCAATAATTGCTGTTGATCCATTTGTGAATTACTGTTGTTACCTCCTAAATAAAGAAGttaattgattttgttgATTCGTTTGGACAGGTGGTGTCATTTGTACTGGTTGTACTggttgctgctgctgttgaGATAAAGGTTGCATATTAGGATTTTGATAACGCCCATACGattgattcatttgattttgaacaGGTGGAACCCCACTCATATTACCTTGATAACGACCATATCCCTGATTCATTTGATTATAATCTGattgctgttgttgtggtGCTTGAGGTATTCCATATCCTTGCTGCACATATGCAttctgttgttgctgtGGAGGTGCTTGCATACCGTATCCTGGATAATACCcttgctgttgctgttgctgttgctgttgtggTGGCGGGGGAGGACCTTGTGCAGTACCCATTGGCTGAATTGGTTGATTATATCCGTAAGCATTTTTTGCATTGTTGGGCATTGGCAATTGATGACCAGTAGGACCAGTGCCATTCTTTAGACTAGTGAAGATCGAGATTGTATCGTCTAAAGAAACGTTAATgtattcatcaaatttagTTTCACCACGTGGACCTTTATAGAATGTTTGGATATCTACATTACGGCTCTTATTGAGAAAGACTACACCCCAAACACCATCATATGCAGCATCATTGACTAATTTTCTCAAATCCATTCCTTGTCTCAAGAATATCATATCAGTTTCCAAACCTGTACtatttctaaatctttTGAAGACTTCGTTTGCATAACCACGATCTGCTACTTTCTTAACGTAAATAACGCATGCTGGAGTACGTCTTTTAGATTTCTTAGCACTACCATCTGAATACATATCTCCtccatcatcttcatctgcATTATCAAATGGACgttttgaagaagagaTGAAAGTAgtactattatttgtaCCATGATCACCATGATCGAATTGTGGACGACTATTCGAACTTGAAACTTCCAAGATCAACTTCTTACTAaaattcatttcatttgattCCAATTCTATGGCATCTTTAACACTTTGAGGgttattatattgaatgaaaCCGTAAGCgtttttgatattgatttgtaaaatatgtCCATATGGAGAGAAGATTCTAAATAAATCTTCCTTGGagacatttttcaatggtaAATTCCCAATGAAAAGTCTCGATTTTAATGGGATGTTATGCATTTCtgtaattttattttcaccACGTAAATATGCACTATATCTTTCACGTTCTTCTTGTGTCATTGGTCTAGTCAAATCTGGTCTTGGAGCCAATCTTCTCTTTTCGGCAGGCGtcaattttctttcctGTTTTTGATGTTGTTGGTTGATATTACTAGTTGTATCGTATATTTGTGATTCTACCGGTGCCGTCTCCTGTGGCATAGTTAATTTTGTAGCtggatttgaatttaacaTCGTTAAAATGGCGGTTAATTTTTGTCTTTCatctaatgatttaaaCTCTGCACGATCTAGCATCCCACTCtctataatataatttgcttgtttttgtaataaattttgatcGACGTCTGCATCtaaatttgatatatttgaacTTATTGAGGACTCAATTTTAGTGTTTTGTATTTCTTGtttgtcttcttcttcatcagaagAGGAAGACGATTCCTTTGTAGATTCAGTGGATTCATCTTCGTTATTGCTATCATTGTGTTCCaaactttctttttcatcgTCTGATTGACTTGAACCTGCATCGTTTTTCGCATTGTCatcctcctcctcctcctcctcctcatcatcatcatcaacatcttcttcattatttttatcatcattctcGCTAGCATGTTCAGACTCAGAGTCAGATTGAAGTTCAAGTACGGATTCTGCTTCATCAGCAGTATCGATGGCTTGcgttttttcttcattgtcATCTTCTTTGTATAGGTCACTTgcatcgtcatcgtcatcgtcatcgtcaccgtcatcttcatcttcatcttcatcgtctttgtcatcattattctttGGATTAGCATcagtattatcattagattCAAGAGCGTCTTCATTCGAAATCTCCTCCTTTTGATTACTTTGATTACTTTgtttaaaattttcactATTGCTATCATCTTCAAGAGTTTCTATTTGTTgatcttcattttcattctGATTATCACCCCCATCATAAGGTGTAGGAGAATACATTTGGTCTTCTGTGACTGGCATAATGCTTGTACGTATAGTATAGTGTGTAATTCTTAGTTGAATTCCTATAAGACCTTTACCagattttcttcttgtttgcTACTAATTGGTTAATGACTGGGTGGCAAAGGGACAGAAGGACTTTATTGAGGATGGTAAATGATCCTTTTAAGAAGTATAGTAGcgttaataataaatagcCTTCATTTCTCTGCTGctcattgaagaaaatttgcCCAATTTTTCGGAAACTTCTCCTTCCAGTCACATGCCTTACACGTGACTggttaaaaataaattagaGCAGGCGTTTCCTCAGGGTAATATCCATCTACAAGTCCTAAAAGTTGTTTGGAGCCGACGGGTATATTTACGAGCTAACTCACTCATTTTTAAAGAAGGGACCATTTAAGAGCAAGGATTGGTATTGGTATTATGCTCATACAAGTTCTGTTAAGGTAACGTAACATTATTTTACATTTAAATTCTCTGTATAAGTATGTAAGTCCCAATCCGTATCCTTACGTAGATACCCTCGTGTAGATGCACTTGGAATTAAAGTTAATCTCTTGATGTTTTTGTTACGGGAAGCTACACAATTAGATTAGGAATTAGTGATATTATATTGCCAAATACAGTAAAATTAATCGCCTTTAGGACAAGTTCTCAACTGACAATTCTTTAATGAAACCCTCCCTATTTCCTTATATACGTGCAAATTCATTTTAGAGAGTCTGAGAACGTTTAACAACATGTGACCACCCGCCTAGAAAGGCAAAACGGAACAACAGATATGACAGTGTTTGTTACCCTCCCTTTccttgatgaattattataattattataatatagtATCATTAGTAACGGCTCGTTTCTTCTTTCCCACACCCTGCGTCAGTTTCTCTGCCGCTCATCCCACAAACGCgcgaaaagaaaagaaaagaaaagaaaaagaaaaaaaaactcCTCGAGGGAAGAGGACCACGTTGCCGTTACCCTCGGCCGTTACCGTCGTGTCGTCGACAAcgaaaacaaaacaaaaacaaataaacaaacaacaaacaacaaacaacaaacgATGTCAACAAGATCCGTTTCTCGGCGTTTCCTCTTCCACTTCCCAAAGGTTATTTACTACATCTTACttcctttctttctttttttctcttctgTCAAGtacttttttcttttagtTTAAGCTcaaaagtatatatatatatataaaagagCCATAGAAAGAGACTAATATCACTATTGTTAAAAGACTGAACATCATCAGAATTTCAAActagaaaaaaaaacaaattaaacaagaaaaaaaatactcaCATTAACCTGTCCactcttttaattttattttcctACAAactataatatattatccAACTATTTACATTCCTTAACTGATTAACTTCATTAAATTTCCAACTATTTTACTTTCCTTTATTAACTAGAGACTCTTAAAAAGTATGTTATAAATACaagatttttttcaattttttttattccattTGCACTCCCCATTTTTTTCGTTATTATCAAGTAATTATTGCTTACATCCAAGTACACTGATTTATACAATAATGATAGTTTTCAGCTATGCTAGTATAGTTTCGCCATGGTCCATCTATCTTCTATCCACTAACGCCACTCTGTTGTGTTTTACTTTGTTGACCTCGAGGCAATTTTCTCTTTCGGTTGATTTGTGCGAGCGAGCGAGCGAGCGACAAAGCTCCTTTTTCGCGTCTCGAGCTGAAAAGTTTCTACTTTTGGTATCACCAATATGAAATCataaaatcaaaacatATACCAAAGATTAAATACAGCAAAGCAAAAAAACTAACTTGTGAATAGACATTGCATTTGATTGagtgaagaaaaaaaaatggataaaaattgttaataaaaaaagcTAACAATTTTACTAACTAAAATGTTTATTTCCAAACGTTTTCCGAAAAGATTACTTTCCTTTCctattgaaatattaaaaataaaaaataaaatgaaattttctaCTGCCACTGTTTTAGCTTACGCTTCTATTGTCGGATCCAACGTTATGGGTTCCGCTTTACCTCAAGGTCATCATATTCATAAGAGAGCTGTCGCTGTCGAATATGTCTATGAAACTGTTGTCGTCGATGTCAACGGTAAAACTTTAACCGCTGCCGCCCCACAAGAAACTGTTGCCGGTCATGTCGCTGCTATCAAGACTGCAATTTTGGctccaacaacaacatcttcttctactCCCGTTGCAGCTCCTGTTACAGATGTCCCAACAACTACTACTAACGCTGCTATTGAATCAAAGCCAACTACGACTTTAGTTGCTCCAACTTCTATTCAAACTACTACCACTTCCTCTCAAATCACCACTCAAACTTCAACTTCAACTTCCACTACCTCCACTTTGGCTCCAAAGGAAACTACCTCTACCACTTCTTCGAACAACAATGGTGGAATCTATGGTGATTTATCTCCATTCTCTGCTCCAACTGAACAATTCGTAGACGGTACTATTCCATGTGACCAATTCCCATCAGGTCAAGGTGTCATCTCAGTAGATTGGTTAGATACCAACGGATGGTCCGGTATTGAAAATACTGACAAATCTACTGGTGGCTCATGTGCTGAAGGTTCCTACTGTTCATACGCTTGTCAACCTGGTATGTCCAAGACTCAATGGCCATCTGAGCAACCTGCTGATGGTAGATCTATCGGTGGGTTACTTTGTAAGAATGGGTTCTTATACCGTTCTAATACTGATTCCAATTATTTATGTGAATGGGGTATTGAAGCTGCTGAAGTCGTCTCTGAAATTGATCAAGGTGTAGCTATTTGTAGAACTGATTACCCAGGTACTGAAAATATGGTCATTCCAACTTTCGTTGAAGCTGGTAATTCTTTACCATTAACTGTTGTGGATCAAGATTCTTATTATACTTGGAGAGGTATGAAGACCTCTGCTCAATATTATGTTAATAATGCTGGTGTTTCCGTTGAAGATGGTTGTGTTTGGGGTACTGATGGTTCCGGTGTGGGTAATTGGGCTCCATTGAATTTCGGAGCTGGTTACACTAATGGTATTGGTTATTTGTCTTTAATTCCAAATCCAAACAATAAATCTCCTTTGAATTTTAACGTTAAGATTGTTGCCGCTGATGATAACTCTGTTGTTGATGGTACTTGTTACTATGAAAATGGTAGCTTTGTTAATGGTGAAGATGGTTGTACCGTTGCTGTTAGATCTGGTAAAGCTAAATTCGTCTTATACAATTAAGATACCTCATAATTCGAAGCTGAAGCTTTATcgtttgtttatttttttcaccGAACGTAAGaaaagtaataaatttcatcatctttttgttttttgatattttttacactttgtattattattactttcatattactattactattattatactaTTAACgtttatattatttctattgAACTAAATAAATACTTTTTTCTACCTTTTAAAAAGCGTGTGCGGTTTTCATATACATTTATTCCCAAGATTGTGTAATTCGTCAGTTCAGTCCTCTAATCAACTTACATTGGCTAAGCCAACTACCATCGTCTCATTGCATTCAAACAACGGTACTAAAATACGACACTACTTCGAGATTTAATTATGATCTATAGTCCTTGAATGCATCTATTACTCATactttaaaagatttataCAGCCTTTTTGTAGAGTTTGTTTTAGTATGCatatgataaaaatatgaagaGCTTAATATGAACAATATTTACATACCtacgtatatatttatatatatctaaatGTATATTTATCTATACTCTCTTTTAATtctattcaaaaaaaataattatttccCAAGAGAATGGAAAGGGTATCATGTTGGGGGAGGATGCTTTGGGGTATGAATTAGGAAACTTACTGGTTTCTGAGGCGTtctattactattattattagaactTTGATTAGGTGATCTCATTGATCCACCTATGGAATTATTCCGTGATATTTGAGGAAGTACAGTAGCTGCACTCCTTGATCTTCGGTGCCCACCTTGTTGCCTTCTCATTGTTGCGTTCAGTTTTGGTGGCCTTCCCAGTAACGTTGTTGTGTTCGTTAAAGGTCTCTTACTCAAATCATGTTCTAAAGATTCATCGGGAAGTCGTTCTCGTATCAAACTAAATCGTTGTTGATTATTGTGTGGTACTTGTAAGAAGGAGGATGGCTGCGAGAAAGTACTTGCGGTACCAGGTAAATTCGAACTTTGAGAAGGGAAATTTTGGTTCGATtgtgaagaaaaatgagGAGGGAAAGgctgttgctgctgctgctgttgttgcggttgttgttgcggttgatattgttgatatGGTAGATACTGTTGTGGTGGAGGTCCAGGGAGCCCTGGTCTTTGTTGGTTTCCATAGTCGGTGTTCatttgttgattttgatcAAAATATCCATACGGTTGAGAAATATGAGGCTGATAAGGCTGAAACTGCTGGGGAGGAAACCATGAAGCagtttgttgttgtgaCGATATATTAGAAGGTATCTCAGAAATTGATTTATGATGACCCCTTGGACTCATGGAGCCCGTCCTGGATCTTTTATTTGGTGTGAGCGATGGTATTTTCGGTATATTCTTCACCTTCTTAGGATCTGATGCAACAAACTCCActaaattttcaatggtTCTTGCATTAAAGTCATCGGACTGGATACATTTATctattatttgattcaaaGTGTTCAAgtttgtttctttaatcttttcaatattcttcCGTTCTTTCTCTAATATTATACTGagatatttattaaaagtttcatcatcaaatgaatGGATATTAGCGATAACTTCTTGATCTATGtctaaatctttcaaaatccATCTTCTATGATCAAATGgtaatgaagataatgtCGGTTGGTGCTTCGGTATTGGAGCTTCTCCGATATTTTGATTCTTAACTGTATCCTCCTTCGGTATATTGGTATTTGTAGAATGTTCACTGTCAGCTCGTTGTTCCTTTACATTCGGATCATGTTTGGGACTTGGCGATCGCCTTGTTGTTCCTGCTGTAGACGATGATGAGGgtagattattattattattatcgtttTGACCTTCTAGTTGGcccattattatcttgataAAGCTATTTGATCTATCTATTTAGATGGCTGATAGAATTTTACTTGAACTGTCGATATGATATATAGTCTATGAAAtactgaaaaatattggtgaaaaattttaatagaCGCGTATGCTGACTTTAGCGACAGACTTCGTTTTTTGAAGGAGTTATACCTGGCGATGAAGTAAAAGATAGTTCAATGTGATAGTATTTCTCTTTGAGAACTCACCGTTATACCACTGTGTTTCGATGAAGAGCAAGTTTTTCCAAGATGTATATTTTACATAATCCTAGTATGTACTCTATAAATAGCATATTAACCGTCTAAagagatgaaaatgaaaaaaaaatggaatatataaaggaTCGAaaggaaatgaaaaaaaaatggagGAATTCTTGAAAATCTGGaagtttttttcttttctcaAATCATTCATGCAACTTGACCAAAAGGTGTAATATTGTACTGAGAAATGACTACTGGATGCACGAA
Coding sequences within:
- the NDAI0D01010 gene encoding uncharacterized protein (similar to Saccharomyces cerevisiae POG1 (YIL122W); ancestral locus Anc_2.240), producing MGQLEGQNDNNNNNLPSSSSTAGTTRRSPSPKHDPNVKEQRADSEHSTNTNIPKEDTVKNQNIGEAPIPKHQPTLSSLPFDHRRWILKDLDIDQEVIANIHSFDDETFNKYLSIILEKERKNIEKIKETNLNTLNQIIDKCIQSDDFNARTIENLVEFVASDPKKVKNIPKIPSLTPNKRSRTGSMSPRGHHKSISEIPSNISSQQQTASWFPPQQFQPYQPHISQPYGYFDQNQQMNTDYGNQQRPGLPGPPPQQYLPYQQYQPQQQPQQQQQQQQPFPPHFSSQSNQNFPSQSSNLPGTASTFSQPSSFLQVPHNNQQRFSLIRERLPDESLEHDLSKRPLTNTTTLLGRPPKLNATMRRQQGGHRRSRSAATVLPQISRNNSIGGSMRSPNQSSNNNSNRTPQKPVSFLIHTPKHPPPT